From a region of the Zingiber officinale cultivar Zhangliang chromosome 4B, Zo_v1.1, whole genome shotgun sequence genome:
- the LOC121975291 gene encoding protein transport protein Sec61 subunit alpha-like, with protein MAGGFRVLHLVRPFLAFLPEVQSADRKIPFREKVIYTVISLFIFLVCSQLPLYGIHSTTGADPFYWMRVILASNRGTVMELGITPIVTSGLVMQLLVGSKIIEVDNSVREDRALLNGAQKLLGILIAIGEAVAYVLSGMYGSVSQLGTGNAILIILQLFFAGIIVICLDELLQKGYGLGSGISLFKATNICENIIWKAFSPTTINSGRGAEFEGAVIALFHLLITRTDKVRALREAFYHQNLPNVTNLLATVLVFLIVIYFQGFRVVLPVRSKNARGQQGSYPIKLFYTSNMPIILQSALVSNLYFISQLLYRRYSGNFLVNLLGKWKESEYSGQSIPVGGLAYYITAPSSLADMAANPFHALFYIVFMLSACALFSKTWIEVSGSSARDVAKQLKEQQMVMPGHRESNLQKELNRYIPTAAAFGGVCIGALTVLADFMGAIGSGTGILLAVTIIYQYFETFEKERASELGFFGL; from the exons ATGGCAGGAGGATTCAGGGTGCTCCATCTTGTTAGGCCATTTTTGGCTTTCCTGCCAGAAGTTCAAAGTGCTGATCGAAAAATTCCATTTAGAGAAAAGGTCATCTACACTGTTATCTCTCTCTTTATCTTTCTCGTTTGCAGTCAACTTCCACTTTATGGCATCCATTCAACCACTGGAGCCGATCCTTTTTACTGGATGCGTGTTATTCTTGCCTCAAATCGTGGAACTGTTATGGAGCTTGGAATTACTCCAATAGTGACTTCTGGGTTGGTGATGCAACTGCTGGTTGGTTCCAAGATCATTGAAGTCGATAACAGTGTTCGAGAGGATCGTGCTCTTTT AAATGGTGCGCAAAAGTTACTTGGTATTCTAATTGCCATTGGAGAGGCAGTTGCATATGTTCTATCTGGAATGTATGGCAGTGTCAGTCAACTTGGGACTGGGAATGCTATTCTCATTATCCTTCAACTTTTCTTTGCTGGCATCATTGTCATCTGTTTGGATGAACTTTTGCAGAAAGGATATGGTCTTGGATCtggtatttctttgttcaaagCTACCAATATCTG TGAAAATATAATTTGGAAAGCATTTAGCCCGACAACCATCAATAGTGGGCGTGGTGCTGAATTTGAAGGTGCTGTTATTGCCCTATTCCATCTACTGATTACCCGAACAGACAAAGTTCGTGCCCTTCGCGAGGCTTTCTATCATCAGAATCTTCCAAATGTGACCAACTTACTCGCTACAGTATTGGTTTTTTTAATTGTCATTTATTTCCAAGGTTTTCGGGTTGTGTTGCCTGTGAGGTCGAAGAATGCTCGCGGGCAGCAAGGCTCTTACCCTATCAAGTTGTTCTACACCTCCAATATGCCCATCATCTTGCAGTCTGCTCTTGTCTCAAACCTTTACTTTATCTCCCAG TTGTTATACAGGAGGTACAGTGGAAATTTCCTCGTCAACTTGCTGGGTAAGTGGAAAGAATCAGAGTATTCTGGTCAGTCCATTCCTGTTGGCGGTTTAGCTTACTACATCACTGCTCCATCAAG CTTGGCGGATATGGCAGCGAATCCATTTCATGCACTTTTCTATATAGTCTTCATGCTCTCAGCTTGTGCACTTTTCTCCAAAACTTGGATAGAAGTTTCTGGATCCTCTGCAAGGGATGTAGCCAAGCAACTTAAG GAACAACAAATGGTTATGCCAGGTCATCGGGAGTCCAATTTACAGAAGGAACTGAACCGCTACATCCCTACTGCTGCAGCATTTGGTGGCGTGTGCATTGGTGCACTGACAGTTCTAGCAGATTTCATGGGTGCAATTGGTTCGGGGACTGGAATCCTTCTTGCTGTTACGATCATATATCAATACTTTGAGACCTTTGAGAAGGAGAGAGCTAGTGAGCTCGGGTTCTTTGGCCTGTGA
- the LOC121975292 gene encoding probable inactive leucine-rich repeat receptor-like protein kinase At3g03770 produces the protein MAPFCLSLTTFLLLFPLSEQIQPPHTQLLLQMRKQLEYPNLLDAWNTTDDLCYSPSSPNLSVTCNGSSVTELKIVGDKLAKPGEYDCRSVPGKTLSAAFVVDSFVTTLARLTTLKVLILASLGIWGPLPAKIHRLYSLELLDLSSNFLCGSIPPKISAMAKLQTISLDGNHFNGTVPDWFASLANLTLVSLQRNSLAGPIPDSIGRISKLTGLVLSGNSISGEIPDLSRLNNLELLDLRDNNLNSELPDMPTRLVTVLLSKNSLAGEIPPQFGRLDRLQHLDLSFNLLEGTPPAALFSLPDINYLNLASNSLSGSLPDSLTCSGQLGFVDMSTNRLSGQLPSCLISNSNKIVLNFSWNCLSVDTQHQHDSEFCHLSSTNEMDSRKKNRPPLVVVIVGGILFVMVLALLVLVMSRRRNCHRAVVEQGVSLKPAPDNSAAGISSELLANARFISETMKLGTQELPLHRAFSLEELKEATNNFEQSAFIGEGSIGKLYKGRLDNGILVAIRCLALFKKYSIRNLKLRLDLLSKLRHPHLVCLLGHCIDTDQDDSSVNRVFLIYEYVSNGDLRAHLSEHSPEKALKWSDRLAVLIGIGKAVHFLHTGVIPGFFNNRLKANNILLDEHLIAKVSDYGLSIITEEIYKHEANAECRKPTYRRSPYLEMAHLEDDVYSFGSILLEALMGPALLKKGAEHCLKELAMLSTNQMDQSSILDPVVASSSQESLSITISITTKCMSRESSRPSIEDVLWNLQYAAQVQATADGDQSRAT, from the exons ATGGCACCTTTTTGCTTGTCCCTAACAACCTTCTTGCTCTTGTTCCCTCTATCGGAGCAAATTCAACCACCACACACACAGTTACTGCTGCAGATGAGGAAGCAACTTGAGTACCCAAATCTGCTCGATGCTTGGAACACCACCGACGATCTCTGTTACTCACCTTCTTCCCCAAACCTAAGCGTCACTTGCAATGGAAGCTCAGTCACAGAGCTCAAGATTGTGGGCGACAAGCTCGCGAAGCCCGGCGAGTATGATTGTCGCTCAGTCCCAGGGAAGACACTGTCCGCAGCCTTCGTCGTCGATTCCTTCGTCACAACTCTGGCCAGGCTGACCACGCTGAAAGTTCTTATCTTGGCTTCTTTAGGGATCTGGGGGCCTCTTCCAGCCAAGATTCACCGACTGTATTCGCTCGAACTACTCGATCTGAGCTCTAATTTCTTGTGCGGTTCCATTCCTCCTAAGATTTCTGCCATGGCAAAGCTTCAGACGATCTCCCTTGACGGAAACCATTTCAATGGCACAGTTCCAGATTGGTTTGCATCATTAGCAAACCTCACACTCGTGAGCTTGCAGAGAAATAGCCTCGCCGGGCCGATCCCCGATTCGATAGGGAGAATTAGCAAACTCACCGGACTTGTTTTGTCCGGCAATAGTATTTCCGGTGAAATCCCTGATCTTAGTAGGCTAAACAATCTCGAGTTGTTGGATTTGAGGGATAACAATTTAAATTCTGAGCTGCCAGACATGCCGACTCGTCTGGTTACAGTCTTGCTTAGCAAGAACTCACTGGCCGGTGAGATTCCACCGCAATTTGGGCGATTGGATCGGCTTCAGCACCTCGATTTATCGTTTAACTTACTGGAGGGCACTCCACCTGCTGCTTTGTTCTCTTTGCCAGACATAAACTATTTGAACCTCGCGTCTAACTCGCTCAGTGGATCACTGCCGGACAGTTTAACTTGCAGTGGTCAACTTGGATTTGTCGACATGTCTACTAACAGGCTCAGCGGTCAATTACCGTCTTGTTTGATCTCCAATTCTAATAAGATTGTTTTAAACTTCAGTTGGAACTGTCTGTCCGTTGATACTCAGCATCAGCATGATTCTGAATTCTGCCATTTGAGTTCCACGAATGAGATGGATTCCAGAAAGAAGAACAGGCCGCCATTGGTTGTTGTTATTGTCGGTGGAATTCTCTTTGTGATGGTATTGGCTTTGTTAGTTCTTGTTATGTCTCGAAGAAGAAACTGTCATCGAGCAGTAGTAGAACAAGGAGTATCGCTAAAGCCAGCACCAGATAATTCAGCTGCAGGAATATCATCTGAGCTTCTTGCCAATGCAA GGTTTATTTCTGAAACAATGAAGCTTGGAACACAAGAATTGCCATTGCATCGGGCATTTTCCTTGGAGGAATTGAAAGAAGCCACAAACAATTTCGAGCAATCAGCATTCATTGGTGAGGGATCGATCGGCAAG TTGTACAAAGGGAGATTGGACAATGGAATCCTTGTGGCTATACGATGCTTGGCATTGTTCAAGAAGTACTCGATTAGAAATCTGAAGCTGCGGTTGGATCTGCTATCGAAACTTCGCCATCCCCACTTGGTCTGCCTCTTGGGCCACTGCATTGATACAGATCAAGACGATTCTAGTGTCAACAGAGTCTTCCTCATCTATGAATATGTCTCTAATGGAGATCTCCGCGCACATTTGTCTG AACACAGCCCTGAGAAGGCGCTTAAGTGGTCAGATAGACTAGCAGTTTTGATAGGCATCGGAAAGGCAGTCCACTTCTTACACACCGGAGTAATTCCAGGCTTCTTCAACAATAGACTGAAAGCAAACAATATCTTACTCGATGAACATTTGATAGCTAAAGTGAGTGACTATGGGCTATCGATTATAACAGAAGAAATCTACAAGCACGAG GCAAATGCAGAATGTCGAAAACCTACTTACCGAAGATCGCCGTATCT GGAAATGGCACACTTGGAAGATGATGTTTATTCGTTCGGTTCCATTTTACTAGAAGCACTTATGGGGCCGGCACTTTTGAAGAAAGGTGCTGAACATTGCCTAAAGGAACTG GCCATGTTATCGACTAACCAGATGGACCAAAGCAGCATTCTTGATCCGGTTGTAGCCTCTTCCTCGCAAGAGTCTCTATCGATCACGATTTCTATCACAACCAAGTGCATGTCCCGGGAGTCTTCTCGCCCCTCGATAGAGGATGTGCTGTGGAACCTGCAATATGCTGCACAGGTCCAGGCCACGGCCGACGGGGACCAGAGCCGGGCCACCTAA